GCGATGCGGCGGTTGCGGGCGATGATCTCCCGGTTGCGGGCCAGGATGGCCGGGCCGTGCTTCAGGGCGATGCGGGCCAGGGCCTCGGAAGGCGTGGGGCAGCAAATGCTGAGATAGTTCTTGTAGCGGCTCAGGGCGCCGATGGCGTCCCGCTCCTGCGAGGCGATCCAGCCTACGCGCAGGCCGGGCAGGCCGTAGGCCTTGGAGAGCACGCCCACGGAAAAGGCCCGTTCGTAGCTGTCACAGAAGGCCGGGGGCACGGCATCCGGCGCTTCCAGGCCCCGGTAGACCTCATCGGCCAGGATGCGCAGGCCGTGACGGCGGGCCAGCGCGCAGATGCGCTGCCGCTCGTCGGCGGACAGGGCATAGCCGGTGGGATTGTTGGGCGTGTTCAGCACCAGCAGGCGCGTCCTGGGCGTGATGAGCCGCTCCAGCTCGTCAAGATCGCAGTACCAGCCGTCCCCGCCCTGATGCAGGGGCCAGAGGGAGAGCCCGCAGCCCGCGGCCCGCGCCACTTCGTACAGGGACTGGTAGGTGGGGAACTGGCAGATCACATGCTCGCCCGGCTCCACCAGCACGTTGAGCGCCCCGAAGATGGCCTCCTGCGCGCCCACATGCAGCAGCACGTTCTCCGGGCCGCACTGCGCATACAGGCCGGAGACCGC
This is a stretch of genomic DNA from Desulfovibrio piger. It encodes these proteins:
- a CDS encoding aminotransferase class I/II-fold pyridoxal phosphate-dependent enzyme, whose translation is MKIRDFGLEIFFGRYEFSAPYLLAQSDCESLSIRELLALEPGSQEGFLDTWLGYSENDGAPALREAVSGLYAQCGPENVLLHVGAQEAIFGALNVLVEPGEHVICQFPTYQSLYEVARAAGCGLSLWPLHQGGDGWYCDLDELERLITPRTRLLVLNTPNNPTGYALSADERQRICALARRHGLRILADEVYRGLEAPDAVPPAFCDSYERAFSVGVLSKAYGLPGLRVGWIASQERDAIGALSRYKNYLSICCPTPSEALARIALKHGPAILARNREIIARNRRIAADFFARYEHVFRHNPPQAGPIAFHGLRPDFVARFGSALAFCEHLAQSAGVLLLPGNVYDMDEPYVRMGYGRADFADNLAVLDNWLQQNS